The Microbacterium sp. Nx66 genome contains a region encoding:
- a CDS encoding Nramp family divalent metal transporter has translation MPKSSDASLTPARTASPRLLWLLGPALVAGVAYLDPGNVASNMTAGAQYGYLLVWVVVAGNVMAWLIQYLSAKLGVVTGQSLPEVLGQRLRRPWARRAYWLQAELVAMATDLAEVIGGAVALNLLFGVPLLWGGLITGAVSMVLLAVQSRRGARPFEFVIIGLMFVITIGFMAGLFLAPPDPAGVASGLVPRFEDTGSVLLAASILGATIMPHAIYAHSSLARDRFGATSAETTEEVARVETSRIRRLLTATRWDVTIAMVIAGSVNLGILLLAAANLAGVAGTDSLEGAHAALAAGLGPVVATFFAVGLLASGLASTSVGAYAGAEIMHGLLHVRIPLLARRLVTLIPALVILGIGVDPTLALVLSQVVLSFGIPFALIPLVTLTAQRRTLGAWVNRVWTTVAGVVASVLLIALNGALLWLVLTGA, from the coding sequence GTGCCTAAAAGTTCCGACGCCTCGCTGACCCCCGCTCGCACCGCTTCGCCGCGCCTGCTGTGGCTGCTGGGACCGGCGCTCGTGGCGGGTGTCGCCTACCTCGACCCCGGCAACGTCGCCAGCAACATGACCGCGGGGGCGCAGTACGGCTACCTGCTCGTGTGGGTGGTCGTCGCCGGCAATGTGATGGCCTGGCTGATCCAGTACCTGTCCGCGAAGCTCGGCGTCGTCACCGGCCAGAGCCTTCCGGAGGTGCTGGGCCAGCGGCTGCGCCGCCCCTGGGCCCGCCGTGCCTACTGGCTGCAGGCCGAGCTGGTCGCGATGGCGACGGACCTCGCCGAGGTCATCGGCGGCGCCGTCGCCCTGAACCTGCTGTTCGGCGTCCCCCTGCTATGGGGCGGCCTCATCACCGGCGCGGTGTCGATGGTCCTGCTCGCCGTGCAGAGCCGTCGCGGCGCCCGGCCCTTCGAGTTCGTGATCATCGGCCTCATGTTCGTGATCACGATCGGCTTCATGGCCGGTCTCTTCCTCGCGCCGCCGGATCCGGCCGGCGTGGCGAGCGGCCTCGTGCCGCGCTTCGAGGACACGGGGTCCGTGCTCCTCGCCGCCTCGATCCTCGGCGCGACGATCATGCCGCACGCGATCTACGCGCACTCCTCCCTGGCCCGCGACCGGTTCGGTGCGACGAGCGCCGAGACGACCGAGGAGGTCGCCCGGGTCGAGACCTCGCGGATCCGCCGCCTCCTCACGGCGACGCGCTGGGATGTGACGATCGCCATGGTCATCGCGGGCTCCGTGAACCTCGGCATCCTCCTGCTCGCGGCGGCGAACCTCGCGGGGGTCGCGGGGACCGACTCGCTGGAGGGTGCGCACGCCGCCCTCGCCGCAGGCCTCGGCCCGGTCGTGGCGACCTTCTTCGCCGTGGGGCTGCTCGCCTCGGGTCTCGCCTCGACCTCCGTCGGCGCATACGCGGGCGCCGAGATCATGCACGGCCTGCTGCACGTGCGCATCCCCCTGCTGGCGCGCCGCCTGGTGACGCTCATCCCCGCGCTGGTGATCCTCGGCATCGGGGTGGATCCGACGCTCGCCCTCGTCCTCAGCCAGGTCGTGCTGTCGTTCGGCATCCCGTTCGCGCTCATCCCTCTCGTCACCCTCACCGCGCAGCGCCGGACACTGGGCGCGTGGGTCAACCGGGTGTGGACGACGGTCGCCGGCGTCGTGGCCTCGGTGCTCCTCATCGCCCTGAACGGCGCCCTGCTCTGGCTGGTGCTGACGGGGGCATGA
- a CDS encoding metal-dependent transcriptional regulator yields the protein MASPAADDYLKTVYAHTEWQDAPITPSVLAAKLGIAPSSVTEMVKKLAAAGLVSHVPYGAVRLTEAGTTRALAMVRRHRLIETWLVQEFGYGWDEVHDEAEVLEHTISDRLLKGIDERLGRPRFDPHGDAIPDAEGRIERVPFVLLADAPEGHTGRVLRVDDRDPELLRTLEAQGLTVGTTVTVTPFGIALDGTEPPLPAAARDVVWLSA from the coding sequence GTGGCATCCCCGGCAGCTGACGACTACCTGAAGACCGTCTACGCACACACCGAGTGGCAGGATGCGCCGATCACCCCCTCGGTCCTGGCCGCCAAGCTCGGCATCGCGCCGTCGTCGGTCACGGAGATGGTGAAGAAGCTCGCCGCGGCGGGGCTCGTGTCGCACGTGCCGTACGGAGCGGTCCGGCTGACGGAGGCCGGGACCACCCGCGCCCTCGCGATGGTCCGCCGCCACCGCCTCATCGAGACCTGGCTCGTGCAGGAGTTCGGGTACGGGTGGGACGAGGTGCACGACGAGGCCGAGGTGCTGGAGCACACCATCAGCGACCGGCTGCTCAAGGGCATCGACGAGCGCCTGGGGCGGCCGCGCTTCGACCCGCACGGAGACGCCATCCCGGACGCGGAGGGCCGCATCGAACGGGTGCCCTTCGTCCTGCTCGCCGATGCCCCGGAAGGACACACCGGCCGCGTGCTCCGCGTCGACGACCGCGACCCGGAGCTCCTGCGGACCCTGGAGGCCCAGGGCCTCACCGTCGGCACGACCGTGACGGTGACGCCGTTCGGCATCGCCCTCGACGGCACCGAGCCGCCGTTGCCCGCCGCCGCCCGCGACGTGGTGTGGTTGTCGGCCTGA